A stretch of the Pseudomonas sp. ACM7 genome encodes the following:
- a CDS encoding glycosyl hydrolase family 5 encodes MTQLFRRPRILLLPLLFFAIWPFRTWASDWVVSVDERNGLPMLARGGSPVIATTFSFFGRNWDWTYLQTEFKVHTPYRYSLAGKNKALDFDLTAQIQKQDEQKLTWTFALDAHSGMSGVSGGGIVFEFDPALFAGEMGEPTLLPDNRGWTWGNAQGRRIEMRFEPALAGVYFEPGSKSEVRAFFYKNTIKPGRQDFTATLSVSGDVAVGPTTTERFGLSDPKSWPTDKLDWKTSPVDLSFLNAQEKPAGKRGFIKASGEQLLFADNTAARFWGTNLSAYTLFLTSDDAIKLQAKRLSALGFNLVRLHHHDSPWVFPNIFGDGRVTRSTTQQLSPESLKKIDWWIKCLKDEGIYVWLDLHVQRVFTENDNIYGFDELPKEEQNFTYLKGYSYVNLTIQKAMKRFAEAYMTHVNSYTGLAYKDDPAIAAVLITNENDVTNHFGNALLPDKNVPKHNRVYMAEAEAFAKQHNLSANQTWRSWEPGPSKLFLNDLERRFNVDMIQHLRGIGVKVPIATTSSWGRNGLNSLPALTAGDVIDVHSYGGSGQIEKNPLYSDGIVNWIAAGQVIGKPLTVTEWNNEPFPTPDRHSLPLYIAGTARHQGWDALMQYAYSQEPLGGQGMSANNWHAYNDPAMLATLPAAALLYRRADVREATTTYVFAPTPGTLFNQMITPANSALLRTAMEKGKLEIAMPQTPELPWLQQSVIPSNAQEFHDPDQSLLDANAIESTTDTGELKRNWKQGVYTINTPRTQAATGWIGGESISLGNIKVQVKTANASVVVQSLDDAPLGRSQDLLISLGTRAIPQDDDKIPFYVEPLEGTLTIQAPQGLTLFTHGILGQMKKLPATYLDGRYTIKFDGLQASNWLFLKKDVTQAQP; translated from the coding sequence ATGACCCAGTTGTTTCGTCGCCCCCGGATACTGCTTCTGCCACTGCTGTTTTTTGCTATTTGGCCGTTTCGTACCTGGGCGTCGGACTGGGTCGTCAGTGTGGATGAGCGCAATGGGCTGCCAATGCTGGCGCGTGGTGGCAGTCCGGTAATTGCTACGACATTCTCGTTCTTTGGGCGCAACTGGGACTGGACGTATTTGCAGACCGAATTCAAGGTACATACCCCTTATCGATACTCCCTTGCAGGCAAAAACAAAGCGCTGGATTTCGACTTGACTGCGCAGATTCAGAAGCAAGACGAGCAAAAGCTGACCTGGACCTTTGCCCTGGATGCACACAGCGGGATGTCGGGCGTTTCAGGTGGCGGCATCGTCTTCGAATTCGACCCCGCTCTTTTCGCTGGAGAAATGGGCGAGCCCACTTTGCTACCCGACAACCGCGGCTGGACCTGGGGCAATGCACAAGGACGACGCATCGAAATGCGCTTCGAGCCCGCACTGGCGGGTGTGTACTTTGAACCGGGCAGTAAATCCGAGGTGCGTGCTTTTTTCTACAAGAACACGATCAAACCTGGCCGCCAGGACTTCACAGCCACCTTGAGCGTTTCTGGCGATGTGGCGGTCGGCCCGACCACAACCGAGCGCTTCGGATTGTCGGACCCAAAGAGCTGGCCGACTGACAAGCTCGACTGGAAAACCTCGCCGGTCGACCTGTCCTTTCTCAACGCTCAGGAAAAACCTGCAGGCAAGCGCGGCTTCATCAAAGCGTCCGGCGAGCAATTGCTATTTGCCGACAACACAGCGGCGCGTTTCTGGGGCACCAACCTTTCGGCCTACACGCTGTTCCTCACATCAGACGATGCAATCAAGCTGCAGGCCAAACGCCTGTCGGCACTGGGCTTCAATCTTGTACGACTGCACCACCATGACTCGCCATGGGTCTTCCCGAACATCTTTGGCGACGGCAGGGTCACGCGCAGCACCACCCAGCAATTGAGCCCGGAATCGCTGAAAAAAATCGACTGGTGGATCAAGTGCCTGAAAGACGAAGGCATTTATGTGTGGCTCGATCTGCACGTCCAGCGAGTCTTTACTGAAAACGACAACATTTATGGCTTCGATGAATTGCCAAAAGAAGAACAGAATTTTACCTATCTCAAGGGCTATTCCTATGTGAATCTCACCATTCAGAAAGCCATGAAGCGCTTTGCCGAAGCCTACATGACCCATGTAAACAGCTATACCGGTCTCGCCTACAAAGACGACCCGGCGATTGCCGCCGTACTGATCACCAACGAAAACGACGTCACCAACCACTTTGGCAACGCCCTGTTGCCAGACAAGAATGTGCCGAAGCACAACCGCGTCTACATGGCGGAGGCCGAGGCTTTTGCCAAACAGCACAATCTGTCTGCAAACCAGACCTGGCGCTCCTGGGAGCCAGGCCCCTCCAAGCTGTTCCTTAACGATCTGGAGCGACGTTTCAACGTCGATATGATTCAACACCTGCGTGGAATAGGCGTGAAGGTCCCCATCGCCACGACCAGTAGCTGGGGCCGCAATGGTCTGAACTCCCTGCCGGCCCTTACTGCCGGCGACGTAATAGATGTCCATAGTTACGGGGGCTCGGGGCAGATAGAGAAAAACCCGCTCTACAGCGACGGCATAGTGAATTGGATTGCCGCCGGCCAGGTCATCGGCAAACCCTTGACCGTCACCGAGTGGAACAATGAGCCCTTCCCGACACCAGACCGCCATTCGCTGCCACTCTATATCGCCGGCACCGCCCGCCACCAAGGCTGGGATGCACTGATGCAATATGCCTACAGCCAGGAGCCATTGGGGGGCCAAGGGATGAGTGCCAACAACTGGCACGCCTATAACGACCCTGCAATGCTGGCTACCCTGCCCGCCGCCGCCTTGCTTTATCGCCGTGCAGACGTTCGCGAAGCAACAACGACCTACGTCTTCGCGCCGACGCCAGGCACCCTGTTCAACCAAATGATCACACCGGCCAACTCTGCTCTACTGCGCACAGCCATGGAGAAAGGCAAGCTGGAAATCGCGATGCCACAAACGCCGGAGTTGCCTTGGTTGCAACAGAGCGTTATCCCAAGCAATGCACAGGAATTTCATGACCCTGACCAGTCGCTGCTGGACGCCAATGCCATCGAGTCCACGACCGACACGGGAGAGCTAAAGCGCAACTGGAAACAAGGCGTCTACACCATTAATACACCGCGTACCCAGGCCGCTACGGGCTGGATCGGCGGCGAATCGATCAGCCTGGGCAACATTAAGGTTCAAGTGAAGACTGCCAACGCCAGTGTGGTGGTGCAAAGTCTGGACGACGCGCCTTTGGGCCGATCGCAGGATTTACTGATTTCGTTAGGCACCCGCGCCATTCCCCAAGACGACGACAAAATACCTTTTTACGTTGAGCCCCTCGAGGGCACGCTAACCATCCAGGCGCCGCAAGGCTTGACACTGTTCACCCACGGCATTCTGGGGCAAATGAAGAAGCTGCCCGCGACCTACCTTGATGGCCGCTACACAATCAAGTTCGACGGCTTGCAGGCGTCGAACTGGTTGTTTTTGAAAAAAGACGTCACGCAAGCACAACCTTAG
- a CDS encoding phosphoethanolamine transferase — protein sequence MKNPAKIIDYSLNIFKAEWPNLVLWSFLLSPLIVRALTNNQYSKIDLLVVYTLGMSVLWLLAIRFISSNQFKVHIILLPFYLIAAIDLFLVLNFNSRLTAAYIFIGMTNYQEASEFLPTYWQPISIVLVIFIFCYGAGLIGLHKRELYKNKGIFVLVVSALLVGYGAYFYKTVKLNSFGKSAVMDLLAKDQSTPVGYLSQIALTANLYLGTEVLIKRRRESDVKITSLSNQSNIETIVFVIGESSRPQNWSLYGYNKETTPNLGKQAGLFKFNQICTTAPYTSFAVPSMLSLEPISDWDAIASTKSLVSIYRTAGYMTYWLSVQEVDSFGGIIPQIAAEAQYRQYFERSYDGALISEYEKILNKSGTEKKAIFIHVKGSHFEYSRRYPENFDKFKPSTDSFKDKITAEYDNSILYTDWLLSTIIDRLKSSKKPSVLFYSSDHGENMMDDSRGLLGHGIGNKYDLPVSAFIWASDNVSSQQSLKLLKLKERESQKISISSLPHTLLNITGVFTSKYRSSDDLLSDDFVSSKCPHLLGAGYVPSFDFDAL from the coding sequence ATGAAAAATCCTGCCAAAATTATCGATTACTCATTAAACATATTCAAAGCAGAATGGCCAAATTTAGTGTTGTGGTCATTTCTGCTATCACCGTTGATTGTTAGAGCGCTAACAAACAATCAATACTCTAAAATTGATTTATTGGTCGTTTACACCCTTGGCATGTCGGTGTTGTGGCTTTTGGCAATTAGATTTATTTCATCCAATCAGTTCAAGGTGCACATCATTCTGCTGCCATTCTATTTGATAGCAGCTATTGATCTCTTTTTGGTGTTGAATTTCAACTCGAGATTAACAGCTGCCTATATATTTATTGGCATGACAAACTATCAGGAGGCAAGCGAATTTCTGCCGACCTATTGGCAGCCAATCAGTATCGTTCTGGTGATTTTCATATTTTGCTATGGGGCTGGATTAATCGGCCTGCATAAGCGCGAATTATATAAAAACAAGGGTATTTTTGTTTTGGTTGTTAGCGCCTTGTTAGTGGGCTATGGGGCGTATTTTTATAAAACCGTCAAACTTAATTCTTTCGGGAAATCTGCAGTCATGGATCTCCTTGCAAAAGATCAAAGCACGCCAGTAGGTTATTTGTCGCAGATTGCCCTGACTGCAAATTTGTATTTGGGGACGGAGGTGCTTATCAAGCGCCGTCGGGAATCCGATGTAAAAATAACCAGCCTGTCGAATCAATCCAATATAGAAACCATCGTTTTTGTAATCGGTGAGTCATCACGGCCGCAGAACTGGTCCCTCTACGGCTATAACAAGGAAACAACCCCGAATCTCGGTAAGCAGGCGGGGCTTTTCAAATTTAATCAGATCTGCACGACAGCTCCCTATACCTCGTTTGCGGTTCCTTCAATGCTGAGCCTTGAGCCTATATCGGATTGGGACGCCATTGCGTCAACAAAATCATTGGTGAGTATCTATCGCACAGCCGGGTACATGACCTATTGGTTGTCTGTGCAGGAGGTTGATAGTTTTGGCGGAATAATTCCACAAATAGCCGCAGAGGCACAATACCGTCAGTATTTTGAGAGAAGCTATGATGGAGCATTGATTTCAGAATATGAAAAAATACTGAATAAAAGCGGTACAGAAAAGAAAGCCATATTCATTCATGTCAAGGGCAGTCATTTCGAGTATTCACGCCGATACCCGGAAAACTTCGATAAATTCAAGCCATCAACAGACAGCTTCAAAGACAAAATTACCGCGGAATATGACAATAGTATTTTGTATACGGACTGGCTATTGAGCACAATTATTGATCGATTGAAGTCAAGCAAAAAACCATCTGTCTTGTTTTATTCGTCGGATCATGGTGAAAACATGATGGATGACAGTCGAGGGCTCTTGGGTCATGGAATTGGCAATAAATATGATCTTCCGGTTTCGGCATTTATCTGGGCATCCGATAATGTTTCAAGCCAACAATCGCTCAAGCTTTTAAAGTTGAAGGAAAGAGAAAGTCAGAAAATCAGCATATCCTCCTTGCCACATACTCTTTTAAATATCACAGGGGTTTTCACGAGTAAGTACAGAAGTTCGGATGATTTATTAAGTGATGATTTTGTATCGTCGAAATGTCCACATCTGCTCGGCGCAGGCTATGTTCCATCGTTTGATTTTGACGCCCTTTAA
- the galE gene encoding UDP-glucose 4-epimerase GalE → MKFLVVGGAGYIGSHMVKQLLSAGHDLVVADNFSTGYRSALRGGTLVELDIADEQALDALFAGHHFDAVFHFASFIQVGESVAKPAKYYQNNFAATLALLQAMVRAGVKNFIFSSTAAVYGDPVYVPIDEEHPKVAINPYGRSKWMVEQMLEDFDRAYGLKSVCLRYFNAAGADPEGQLGERHEPETHLLPLILQAASGRRATITVYGRDYDTPDGTCIRDYVHVVDLVAAHALAVDYLLAGGASTAFNLGNGQGFSVQQVIDTARYVTGQDISVSEAPRRAGDPPRLVADPRRANTLLGWQPQFGSLEQIVAHAWSWEQKYPWH, encoded by the coding sequence ATGAAATTTTTGGTGGTGGGTGGCGCGGGTTATATCGGCTCGCACATGGTGAAGCAGCTACTGAGTGCGGGTCACGATCTTGTGGTGGCAGACAATTTCTCAACGGGTTATCGCAGCGCGTTGAGGGGCGGGACATTGGTCGAACTGGACATAGCCGACGAACAGGCGCTGGACGCCCTGTTTGCGGGACACCACTTCGATGCCGTGTTCCACTTCGCCTCCTTTATACAGGTGGGCGAATCCGTCGCTAAACCTGCCAAGTACTATCAAAACAACTTCGCCGCCACCCTGGCGCTGCTCCAGGCGATGGTTCGCGCCGGGGTTAAAAACTTCATTTTTTCCTCAACCGCCGCCGTCTACGGTGACCCGGTGTATGTACCCATCGACGAGGAGCATCCCAAGGTCGCGATCAACCCTTATGGTCGCAGCAAGTGGATGGTGGAGCAGATGCTTGAGGATTTCGACCGCGCATACGGGCTGAAATCGGTCTGCCTGCGCTACTTCAACGCCGCCGGAGCAGACCCTGAAGGACAGTTAGGTGAACGCCATGAACCGGAAACCCACCTGCTGCCCCTGATCCTGCAAGCAGCCTCCGGACGGCGCGCAACCATCACCGTCTATGGCCGTGATTACGACACGCCTGACGGCACTTGCATTCGCGACTACGTCCACGTTGTCGACCTCGTTGCCGCTCACGCACTTGCCGTGGATTATCTGTTGGCAGGGGGTGCAAGCACGGCGTTCAACCTCGGTAACGGTCAAGGTTTCTCAGTACAGCAAGTGATAGATACCGCGCGCTACGTGACCGGCCAGGATATCTCTGTCAGCGAAGCGCCACGTCGCGCGGGCGATCCACCACGCCTTGTGGCCGATCCCCGCAGGGCCAACACATTACTTGGCTGGCAACCGCAATTTGGCTCACTTGAACAGATAGTGGCGCACGCCTGGAGCTGGGAGCAGAAGTACCCTTGGCACTGA
- a CDS encoding CpsD/CapB family tyrosine-protein kinase, whose amino-acid sequence MTPTAQSTGLNALSYVQTKVVPLRPDHLERNRIVAYNKNSSMGGAFDLLRTQVLKIMEENGWRTLAITSPTPEAGKTVLAINLAMSIAHHTTKTALLVDFDLRRPKVGEYLGLPMDKSLNELLADEAELQEVLVNPTLPRFVVLPTREPIPLSTEVLSSPAVSHLIADLRERYNSRIVIFDLPPLLSSDDVINVLPRFDCVLLVVANGLNSKKEIEESLHHLGTANLIGTVLNKAERENRSYY is encoded by the coding sequence ATGACACCGACCGCGCAGTCCACAGGTCTGAATGCACTCAGTTATGTGCAAACCAAGGTTGTACCTTTGCGACCAGATCACCTTGAGCGCAACCGCATTGTGGCTTACAACAAAAATTCGAGTATGGGCGGGGCATTCGATCTACTGCGTACACAAGTGCTGAAAATCATGGAAGAAAATGGCTGGCGCACGCTCGCCATCACCTCGCCGACTCCAGAGGCAGGCAAAACGGTGTTGGCTATAAACCTGGCAATGAGTATCGCGCATCACACGACCAAGACGGCGTTACTGGTGGACTTCGACTTGCGTCGTCCGAAGGTGGGTGAGTATCTGGGTCTGCCGATGGATAAATCGCTTAATGAATTGTTGGCGGATGAAGCTGAACTGCAAGAAGTACTGGTCAATCCGACCTTGCCGCGCTTTGTGGTCCTGCCGACGCGTGAGCCGATTCCTCTTTCCACCGAGGTGTTGTCATCGCCTGCAGTGAGCCATTTGATTGCTGATCTGCGCGAGCGCTACAACTCACGCATCGTAATTTTCGACTTGCCGCCGTTGTTGAGTTCGGATGATGTGATTAACGTCTTGCCCAGGTTCGACTGCGTCCTGCTCGTTGTCGCTAATGGATTGAACAGCAAGAAAGAGATCGAGGAAAGCCTGCATCATCTTGGGACAGCCAACCTGATTGGCACGGTGTTGAACAAAGCCGAGCGCGAAAACCGCTCTTACTACTAG